A window of Streptomyces sp. Je 1-332 genomic DNA:
CCGAAGGACGCCGGGCCCAAGGACTCCGGGGACTCCGGGAGCGCCGAAGCCAAGAAGCCGGCCGAGGACGCGGCTGGGGACGCCGCTGCGGCGGGACCGCGGGCGACGGTTGCAGAGGCCGTCTGACCTGCGGTTCGGCTCCCTCGGCTGAAACGGGCCCCGGCACCTTCTGGTGCCGGGGCCCGTTGCTGTGCGTGCTGCCCTGCTCTCTCGGTGCCCTGCGGCTTCGGCGTTGTGCCCACCCGTTCCGCCCTGCGGAACGCCTGCCCACAACGGGGCGGTTACTTGTACTTGTCCGGCAGCTGCAAGATCGGGAAGCTGCCCGTGTTCGTCGGGGCGTGTTCCGGGAGCCAGAGGACTGCCACCGCGCCCTCCGCCGGGTCCTCCGGGCCCGCCCCCGCGGGAGTCACGTTGCGGAAGGTGAGCCTCGCGCCGAGCACCCGCGCCTGCCCCGCGGCGATCGTCAGGCCCAGGCCGTGGCCGACGCCCGCGCGGTCCGTGCTGCCGGTGCGGAAGCGGCTCGGCCCCTCGTCAAGGAGCCCCGCGGGGAACCCGGGGCCGTGGTCGCGGACCCGCACCACGCGGCCCTCGACGCTGACCTCGACCGGCGGCTTCCCGTGCTTGGCCGCGTTGGCGAGGAGGTTGCCCAGGATGCGCTCGAGGCGGCGCGGATCGGTGGTCACCTCCGACTCGTGCACCACCGTCACGCGCACGTCCGAGTCGAGCACCGCGATCCGCCGCGTCACGAACTCGCCGAGCATCAGGTCCTGCAACTCGGCCCGCTCGGCCGCGCTGTCCAGACGGGCCACTTCCAGTACGTCCTCGACGAGCGTGCGCATCGCCTGCGCCCGGTCCCTGACCAGCTCGGTCGGCCGGCCGGGGGGAAGCAGTTCGGCGGCCGTGAGCAGGCCGGTCACCGGCGTACGCAGCTCGTGCGCGATGTCCGCCGTCACCCGCCGCTCGGCCTCGAGGCGCTGCTTGAGCGCGTCAGCCATCGCGTCCACCGACCGCGCGAGGTCATCGGTCTCATCGCGTACGACGCCGCCGATGGCATCCCGTACGCTCACGTCCGTCTGCCCCTGTGCCACCTCCTGCGCCGCCGTCGCCGCCTTGCGCAGGCGCCGCGAGAGCTGGCCGCCGATGAGTACGCCGAGCGCGCAGCCGCCGAAGACCACGGAGATGGAGCCGATGACCAGGGCCTGGTCGAGGTCCTTCATGACGGTGGCGCTGCGGTCGGTGAACCGGGTGTGCAGCGACAGGATGTGGCCGTCGCTCAGCGGGACCGCCGCCCAGATGTCCGGCACACCGCCCTCGTGGTCCTCCACGTAGGTCGCGCGGCGCCCGGTGAGCACCTTCGCCAGGAGGTCCTTGGGCATCTCCGGGTCGTCGATCTTCATGCCGAACTGGCCCGTGCGCCCGGACGTCTCGTAGATCCGCTGGGCGTACAGGATCCGCTCGTCCTGCACGTCGCGCGCGTTGTCGAGCATCGAGACGCGCGCCGCGTTGTGCACGACCAGACTCAGCGCCACCGCGACGAGCGCGCCGACCAGCGCGATCGCCGCGCTGATCTTCCAGCGCACGCCGGTGCGCAGGCCGGAGGCCAGCTTCGCGCGCAGCGAGGCCATGGTCCCCCTGCTCATATGTGTCCCCCGAGACGCGCCGGACCGTTCGTTGCTTCAGCCGGTGTTTCAGCCATGCCGTGGGCTCACGCCTTGAGCTTGTAGCCGAAGCCGCGGACCGTCTCGATCCGGTCCTGGCCGACCTTCGTGCGCAGCCGCTGCACGTGGACGTCGACGACGCGGGTGTCACCGCCCCAGCCGTAGTCCCACACGCGCTCCAGGAGCTTGTCGCGGGAGAGGACCGTGCCGGGCGCGGAGGAGAACTCGAGGAGCAGGCGCATCTCGGTCGGGGTCAGGGCCACCGGGGCGCCGTCCTTGCGGACCTCCATGCCCTCCGTGTCGATCTCCAGGTCGCCGAAGTGCAGCACACCGCCGTCCGGCGAACCGCCGTCGGCGGAGGCGGGCGCCCCCGACTCGGGGCCGCTCGCGTGCCCGAAGCGGCGAAGGACGGCGCGGATCCTGGCCACCAGGACGGCGCCGTCGAAGGGCTTGGTCACGTAGTCGTCGGCCCCGGCCTCCAGGCCGAGCACGACGTCGATGGAGTCGGCACGCGCCGAGAGCATGATCACCGGTACCGTCGACTCGTCGCGGATGCGGCGGCACAGCGAGACGCCGTCCAGGCCCGGCACCATCACGTCGAGCAGCGCGATGTCGGGGCGGTCGGCGCGGAAGGCCTCAAGGCCCTGCAGACCGTCGGGCATCGCGGTGACGACGAAGCCGTCCCGTTCGAGCGCGAGCTGTGTCGCCTCGCGGATGACGTCGTCGTCCTCGACGAACAGGACATGGGTGTGCTCTGCCATCGGGTGCTCTCAGTTCTCCGTCGGAGCGGGTGCGTCGCCGCCGGCCGCGCTGCTGTAGTGACTGCGGGTGCGGTCCGTCTCGGTGAAGTGGTTCGAGGACCAGCGGTACGTGATGACTTCCTCGCCGGACGGATACGACACCGGGTCACCCTTCTCGTACACCTGCTTGGTCACGACGAGATCGCCCCGGTCGATCTCCGCGTAGACGGGCGGCTCCTCGTCCTGGAAGACATTCTCGTACTTCTTGCCTTCGGCGCGATACACGTAACTGCTGGTGCCGACCGCATCGCTGCAGGTCATGATGTTCACCACGACATCGGAACCGGCTCCTCCGGTCAGGTTGCCGTAACTGACGTCCACGGGGTAGTCGTCGCCGACGCAGGGCTTCAGGTCGCGCTTGACCGTCCGGCTCACCTTCGGGTCGTCCTTGACGAGCTGCACGGCCTCACCGGTGGAGGGCGGCGGGGGCGCGGACGTCGTCGACGGCGTCGGGGACGGCGAGGGCGTCATCACCGTCTCGCCCCGGTTGCCGGGGCCCTCGTCCCGGGCGCCGGAACCGCCGGTCGAGCAGGCGGTGAGGAAAAGGCCGATGGCGGCGAGCGCGACCACCGCCGCGCTCCCCGCCCTGATCGCCTTGATCGTCCTGCCAGCCCGGGTGCTTAGGCCGCGCAACGCTCCCGCTCCTCACGTTCGAGCGCGCCGATGGCGGGCTCCTCGCGGTCCCGGCTCTCACGGCCCTGGCCCTCGCGGTCCCGGCTCTCCAGCTCCTGGCGGAGCCGCGCGAGCGCGCGGTGCAGGGTGCTCTTGACCGTTCCCGCGGACATGCCGAGTGCCGCGGCCGTCTCCTCTGTGGACATCTGCTCCCAGTGTCGCAGCACGACGACGCTGCGCTGCTTGGGGGCGAGCACCTTCATGATGTCCATCAGGAGGGCGCGGTCCGCGTGCTGTTCCGTGGAGTCCTCCACGCGGGCGTCGGGCATCTGCTCGGTGGGGACCTCTTCGAGCTTGCGGGCCCGCCACCACTCCGTACGCGTGTTGATCATGACGCGGCGCAGATAGGCGTCCGCGAGCCGCTTGTCGGCTATGCCGTCCCAGCGGCCGTACGTCCGCACGAGCGCGGTCTGCAGCAGGTCCTGGGCGTCGACGGGGTCGGGGACCAGGCGCCGGGCACTGCGCAGCAGGGCGTCCTGCCGAGTGCGGACGTACTCTTCGAACTCGAGCACCTCGCCGTGCGCCATACCCAACCGCCTCCGTTCACCGACCACCGCTGCTTGTGCGGTACGGCTATGAAGCTACGGAGGCGTTGTCACGAGGCTGTGCGGAGCAGCCGCCGGGGGGCGCACGGCCTTCCGTCGGTTGTGTAACAGATGTAGGCGAGGCGTAAAGCGGGGGCGTTTCGTGGTGATCTGTCGCCGTTCTCACGCGAGCTTCTCTGGGAGCTTCTCAGGTGAGCGCTTGTCACGTGAGCGCTTCTCAGGTGAGAGGCAGGCGGTAGAGCCCGTCGGGAAGCGGCTCGACGAGCCCGTCGGCGACGAGCCCGTCCAGCGCGCGGGCCCGCTGCACGGGTTCGTCCCACACGCGGTCGAGAGCGGACTGGGGCACGGGAGCGACGGCCTCGCGGAGCACCGCGAGCAGCTTGCCGCGGACCTGGCGGTCCGTTCCCGCGTAGGTCTGGCCCCGGCGGGCCGGACCTACGTGCGCGGGTTTGCCGGCCGTCTGCCACGCGCACTGCTGCGCGATGGGGCATCGCCCACAGTTCTCGTTCTTGGCGGTGCAGACGAGGGCGCCGAGCTCCATGGAGGCGGCGGCCCAGCGGGACGCCGTGCGCTCGTCCTCGGGGAGGAGGGCGCGGGCGAGCTTGCGCTCGGCGGCGGTGGTGGCGTTCGGGGGGTACTGGACGCCGGTCACGGCCCGCGCGAAAACCCGCCGGACGTTCGTGTCGAGCACGGCGTGCCGCTGCCCGTACGCGAACGACGCCACGGCCGCCGCGGTGTACTCACCGATGCCGGGCAGCGCGAGCAGCTGCGCGTGCTTGGTCGGTACGTCGCCACCGTGCCGTTCCGTTATGGCGACGGCCGCGCCGTGCAGCCGCAGGGCGCGGCGGGGGTAGCCGAGGCGTCCCCAGGCGCGGACGGCTTCACCCGGGGCTTCCTTGGCGAGGTCGGCGGGGCGGGGCCAGCGGGCGATCCACTGCTCGTACACGGGCAGGACGCGGCTGACCGGCGTCTGCTGCAGCATGAACTCACTGACCATCACGCCCCAGGGTCCGGCGTCGGGCCGCCGCCACGGCAGGTCGCGCGCGTTCGCGTCGAACCAGGCGATGACGGGGCTGTGCAGGGCCTCGCCGGCGGGCTCGGGGCTGTCTGACATTGGCATGGGCTTCGTGGGCGCAGTCATGGCAGGACGATCCTGCCACGGGCCCACCGACCGACGGGCCAGGCGGGGCCTTCTCAACTCCGTTTCCCTTCGGCGCCCACCCACCCGCGCACGGTCTGCGCTACCCCTTGACCCGGGGCAATCGGGCGGGTGGGTGGGAAAGGTTTGTTCGCGGAGGGGGAATGCGGGGTGATCGGGCGGGTGGGTGGGAGAGCTTTGCGGGGGCCGAAGTTGGGGGGCAAGGCATGACGATCGGCAGGGGTGCCTGCCGGGGGACGGGCAGTAGCGTCCAGGGGGTGGAGAGTGCACGGGGGCGGGACGCCCTCCTCTGGGGGGCCTTGGT
This region includes:
- a CDS encoding A/G-specific adenine glycosylase, yielding MTAPTKPMPMSDSPEPAGEALHSPVIAWFDANARDLPWRRPDAGPWGVMVSEFMLQQTPVSRVLPVYEQWIARWPRPADLAKEAPGEAVRAWGRLGYPRRALRLHGAAVAITERHGGDVPTKHAQLLALPGIGEYTAAAVASFAYGQRHAVLDTNVRRVFARAVTGVQYPPNATTAAERKLARALLPEDERTASRWAAASMELGALVCTAKNENCGRCPIAQQCAWQTAGKPAHVGPARRGQTYAGTDRQVRGKLLAVLREAVAPVPQSALDRVWDEPVQRARALDGLVADGLVEPLPDGLYRLPLT
- a CDS encoding SigE family RNA polymerase sigma factor; this encodes MAHGEVLEFEEYVRTRQDALLRSARRLVPDPVDAQDLLQTALVRTYGRWDGIADKRLADAYLRRVMINTRTEWWRARKLEEVPTEQMPDARVEDSTEQHADRALLMDIMKVLAPKQRSVVVLRHWEQMSTEETAAALGMSAGTVKSTLHRALARLRQELESRDREGQGRESRDREEPAIGALEREERERCAA
- the cseB gene encoding two-component system response regulator CseB → MAEHTHVLFVEDDDVIREATQLALERDGFVVTAMPDGLQGLEAFRADRPDIALLDVMVPGLDGVSLCRRIRDESTVPVIMLSARADSIDVVLGLEAGADDYVTKPFDGAVLVARIRAVLRRFGHASGPESGAPASADGGSPDGGVLHFGDLEIDTEGMEVRKDGAPVALTPTEMRLLLEFSSAPGTVLSRDKLLERVWDYGWGGDTRVVDVHVQRLRTKVGQDRIETVRGFGYKLKA
- the cseC gene encoding two-component system sensor histidine kinase CseC — protein: MSRGTMASLRAKLASGLRTGVRWKISAAIALVGALVAVALSLVVHNAARVSMLDNARDVQDERILYAQRIYETSGRTGQFGMKIDDPEMPKDLLAKVLTGRRATYVEDHEGGVPDIWAAVPLSDGHILSLHTRFTDRSATVMKDLDQALVIGSISVVFGGCALGVLIGGQLSRRLRKAATAAQEVAQGQTDVSVRDAIGGVVRDETDDLARSVDAMADALKQRLEAERRVTADIAHELRTPVTGLLTAAELLPPGRPTELVRDRAQAMRTLVEDVLEVARLDSAAERAELQDLMLGEFVTRRIAVLDSDVRVTVVHESEVTTDPRRLERILGNLLANAAKHGKPPVEVSVEGRVVRVRDHGPGFPAGLLDEGPSRFRTGSTDRAGVGHGLGLTIAAGQARVLGARLTFRNVTPAGAGPEDPAEGAVAVLWLPEHAPTNTGSFPILQLPDKYK